The genomic segment CAATACCTTATGGCGGACGACGCCGACGTTGTGTACGTCGCAAATAAAACTTGTGGTTCTTTAGAAGATGGCGGTGTATCTGCTGCGAAAGCACGCTATCTTAGTGCAGGGCGGGAGAAATTTATCGCCAAAGATCGCCGCTTCATGCGTGTGTgttgcacagacagacagacagacagacagacagacagacagacagacagacagacagacagacagacagacagatattCACCCTCGCCTTCATCGCCAGACGCAGGCTTGGAACTCAACATGGACAAGGAGTCTCTCCTGCGCCACCCTCTGGTGTGTGTGCATCGCTGCTCACCCCTACTGGATCCCTACGTGCAGCACTACCCGAAGGACGACCTGTGTGACCACTTATACCTGCAGCTGCCCGCCGACCTGTCGGTGGCGCAGGTCAGGAAGGCGCCGTGCTACGACAAGTTCAGCAGCGTCGCCAGCGCCGCCGCCGTCACGCGACACGGCTTGCTCGTCGATTACAGGTACAGACCATCTGACTGGTCTACGCATCTGTCGCCGCGGTCACGAGCGGTGCTGGCTGTCGTGCCCGGGTCTCGTATACGCGTGCATAGACAGCCGTCGCCGTATAGCACTGCGCGTGTAATGCGGAAGGCATGGATTCGGCTCCGCATggatccgaaaaaaaaaaaaaaataaacactttgCTTGTATGCATGCCCTTGAGGCGCGAATTATGGTAGACTGTTTACAAATGGGCCAAATTTACGCAACCTTATTGCCAAACGGGGTCAGCTGGCACAAGACGAGGGgtggagagagagggagagagagagatcgcaGGAAGAGACCTTCGCTCTGCGCGCAGTGGGCATAAATATGACTTCCGACAATGTCAGGATGATGACAATGATTCCAAGGCCCTCAACGCTCCACTGCGACAAGGGCAATTAATGTATTAGGATGCTGCCTTGTGCATTGCATGGTTAAACAACACAATTGCACAGtaatatatataaatatcttACGATCGTGCAGTCGGTATTGCTGCGCGCCTGTTGCGCGCATACACGACAAGAAGTAGTGCGTCAAATACACAAAAAAAGCACATAGGTTTGCGTCACGCAATGCGGCGCAACATTGAGCCTCCCAGTTTTATGTCGCAAATATATGACTCGACTGTTGCGTGGAAGGCGTCGTAGATATGTACAGGTGcccccagaataattcggaacgccggacacgcagctgctcgtcggcggagcgcgccggcggataaatacaggcaaggtctgcgcatgcgcagcctTCCTAGCGAGCAAGTTTCGCTCCCTGGTGTTTCTAGATTGGCCTTGTCTTGCTCCAAAATGGTAGCGCTAGGTGCCCTTTAGCATTGTGCAGGGGGGCTGGGCGAATAAATGTCTGTAGCGCAGCATGCACCATAATCTATAAATAAAGGCTTGTGGACGCCGTGCAGCGTATTCTCGCCATGGTCTGCATCCCGTGTGGGAGATAATAGCAATGCTTTGCGTGATTACGTGCTAGTGAGGCGGCTTGGCTACAACCACCTCGCTTCCCTATTTTTTCAACCGTGTTAGCCTGTCCTGCGAAGTATTAGTTCTTATTAAATTATCTCCCACTCCGTGGTACTAATGGCTTCGTAAAACGAGGACAATTTCCACTTATACATGACCCCTCTTAAAGGGTGTGTCTGCGATAGTGGCAATAAAAGagtttacaaaatgaaataacgcggcacgttcctcaaggccagtttcatgcacaggaggccacctcattccttttcctcgtgggaggccgctcttcgggccacttgctcgcatgaccagctctggctggtggaccgtgcttgcctaaAGATGTccgccagggggctcccggacgtctaggggcccaaccacatttaaatagatccagtaaagttttatccatccatccatccattcgaaggGCACTTTAATGAACTCCTCACGACTCCAGTCATTATTGGCGCACCACATTACGTGGTTCGCATATATTGTGCGCCAATCAATCACGGAAACTGGATCATTGGAAGCGAGTATTCTTACGTATTCGTCGCGTGTCGGCGTTTGTTGGTGtagatattcattttcatactcatcttcttttgctcagaggggatatacaatgataatcaagggtaggctgtgtgagctgaatgaaaaaaatatagtaaggcgaacatagtaaatataaataacaggaagaacactgggttcattttttccacagaaaacaaaaagaatcgaAACGTAACTTTGTTTCGTCTAAAGCGGTTGGCATGTTCTGCTATCAACATCTCGCGATGTCCACGCGAAGCGCAGCTTGTAGGCAGCGTGGAATTGACTCGCAGAGCGCATCTACGAAGTCCCTCCTCTCACCAAAGCCCTTCCACTCGCGCGTTATGGCGAGCCAGAGCTCGTCGGCACTTGCCCCTCCAACATTCAGCTTGGATAAACTTTCCTTCATCGTACCCCACACGTTCATAACATTGAAGTCTGCACCTTTTGGAGGCAAGTAaagaacgcgaacaccacattttTAGGAAGTTTTTCCACGGCTCTGGCCATGTGCACCGGCTCAGGTCTTGTTGGAACAagtagcagccatctttaaaTGGCCCGTCAAGAGCGTATGGCAATAGGTGGAAGTCCTGAATTTCGCTGTAAACTTCAGCTGTGAACAATGGGGACAGCCGGATTATCGGACCGAGGCCCTCTTTGCTAATTGCTCCCCAAACGTTGAGGGCAGAGTGGCCGCTGTTGTAGATCTCTGAAACATACTCAGGCTCATATCTACACGAAAAGGAGGCAATGGATAATGGTCTTTTCAGATGAAAGACCTCTTGCACGTCCGAAGAATTTGTGCTTAAAAGAtcagaatgaaaaggaaaataccTGCAGTTGTATGGTCTCCATACCCGGCGCTCTTAATCCCATCTAGATGAAAATGTCGATTCATCTGAGAATAtgacttccttccattcttcacaGTCGTCCAGCGCTCATATGCCCTGCCAAACTTAAGGCGCCGGCGATTTTGGCACTCCGTAATGTGTGGCTTTTGTGCCGCGACAAATCCACGAAGACCAGCCCTCGCATGCGCCTTCTAATTGTTTCCTCACTGACTTGCAGGTTGagggctgtcttgatctggcgggCGCTCTAAAAAGGATCGGCAACGGCTGCAGCAACAATCAGAAGGTCGTACTCTTGCAACATGCATCGGTGTCGTCCCGATCGTGCTGCATCTttgagtcggccatcttcatccctgtatgcttggattattcggttgaccgcacttatagactttcctgtgaggcggcatatctcacgttgaggtatatcttgtgaactgagcttaattatatttctccgcacattcatcggcacttttttcggcatgttgcctcgattgtaatagggcggaattcgcgtaactgtcattgtttaagtatgttcgtatctctttatcaatcgagccgccgatatcatcacggttgcatcagacgcaaacgccgccctttgccagggctagtcacggtcacctaccataaatattttgagcaaatgataaatacggcccacatgaaaaatgaaaaacaaaggcgcccaagcacccgaccatgcagacacgagcgcttatgctccaacgcgagcgcatgcgcagacacagcttGTCACGGACACCATCGGCCCAGCCCCCTTGACAAAACGTTAAGGGGCACCTAGGGCTACCGTTTTGGAGCAACGCAACCCAAACAGATGCACTAGGGAGCCAACcttgctcgctagggagaccgcgcacgcgcagaccgtggtactactttttccacgggcgcgctccgtcggcgagcggccgcgtgtgttgcgttccgaattattctgagaGCGCCTGTACGTACATATCTGCCATAGAACGAACAAAGTGGCAGGTTTCTGCGGCCACAGCGCAACCCTTGCGTTTGCCACAACGGCAAGTACTTCGCATACTGGACGCACAAAAGGTGCGCAAATGATGCGGGATTTGACGTAACCTTACGCTCACAAGTTTTCGTTGTAATATGTCAAGTAGATGTTCCACTGAACAAAATAGTCGTAGATACTGGCGCATTCCATTGGGCGAACACGAGCACTCAAAAGCATCCACCGAAGTGCTCTCTCTCGAGTAAACAACTGCGATGCGAGTCTTTCATGATGGCACTACATCTgagtaaaaaattaaattatggggttttacgtgcgaaaccactttctgattatgaggcgcgccgtagtggaggactccgaaaatttctaccacctggggttccttaacttgcacctaaatctaagcacacgggtgttttcgcatttcgctcccatcgaaatgcgtccgccgtggccgggattcgaccggagacgtcgtgctcagcagcccaacaccatagccactgagcaaccatggcgggttacaTCTGAGCACCTTCCGCAGCGTTGCTTGTATGCTACAGGCATGAATCGGAATCCTCTCTCTTGTCGCAGCCAGAGCAACGTTAGTTACTGGCAACTGAAGGGCGACGACGGGATGGTCACGTTCGTGACGTTGTGGGGCAACAGGATCAAGAACCACGGAGTGGCCAACCTCGTCTTGAACACGTCGAcctccatggacgagctcaagCTGTGCCTGCCCTTGATTGAGGTAGCCCTCCCGCTTTGCCGTATAGTGGCCGGTGTGTCGGaacggaaataaaagaaaaaaacggaaaaggaaaaaaaaaacgacttttgACCGGAACGAAGATGTAACCGAAATGTTATTTTGTTTTGGAGTGAAAGTGAAATATTTTTGGGCGGTTTTCGGTTgcaatccgaaacaaccgacCTCAGGCAACGTCAGAATTAGCGGCCGGAATCCCAGGGGTCCACATAATAGCGTGTCTTAGACAGGGGTAGTTAGAGCGATAACCGGTCGAGCGCGATAACTAATTTAAGCCTGCCGCTCGGTGTACAGCGGATCGGCATCGTAGAAAAACCCAGGGCTTGCGTGCTTGAAGAGCTTATCGTTTAGTTTTGAAATGACTGTCTTTCCTGTACGAAATGAGTGATGTAAATGTTGTGTATTCCAAGTTACTGCGTTCCTACAAGTTTACAGCACACATATTCCTTTCAGAAAAAAATAGGcaaaccgaaaagaaaaaaaaagccctggATTGCGCAGGAACTTTTTAAAATGATaaagcacaaagataaactgtACCACAGATTTCTTATTGCACGCTTGCCTGATGCGCTGACACTGTTTAAGAAGTACAGAAACAAATTAAATACAGAACTTGAACGCACTGAGAATGCTTGTCAGCAGCGTCTGTTTGCAGACGGCACGAATAAAGATCCTGATAGCTTGCGGGGCATTATCAATAATGTTCTTGGTTACGAAACGCATTCTACCTCGCCGGAGAGGATTATTTACAACAAAAATGAAATCTCAGATTTAGCGCTTGCAAGCCGCTTCAGTAAGTACTTCGCAAGTATAACCGTGCCACAGCAATTTATTTTTAAATCCCACTAGTGAATCTAAGGTATTTAGGACTTTTATGAACCTTAAAAATAGTAAAGCTCTCGACATTGATTATATACAACACTCCAGCTTTGACGCATATCTTTAATCAAGCTTTACAGTCTGGGATGTTCCCAGAAAAAACGAAAACGAGTTGGGTAACTTTACTTTTTAAAGCAGGCAACAGAAACGATATGCCAAATTACCGACCCATCTCAATCATTCCAGTATTTTCCTAAGGATTAGAAacgattatttttttcttgtgtgaaCTTTTTTAGACAGACAAAACATTCCATATAGTGCTCAGATCGGCTTTCATAAAGGCAGGTCAATGGAAACTGCTTTGCTCACGTTCAAGGAACATGTACTAAGTAATATAGAAAAAAATCTCTTCACTTTGgcattatttattgatttcaGCCACGCGTCCGATTGTATAAATCATAAAATTTTGCTGTGGAAATTATCACAGAATGGCGTTAGAGGTACTTCATTAACATTATTTGAGTATTACCTTGCTGAACGGAAGCAATCAGTATGCATAAAACGTGATAAGTCATGTTTGCTTCAATTTACCAGATGGCGTGCCACGATGGAGCGTATTAAGTCATATATGCTTTTTAACCTCTACATTAACGACATTGCTAATATTAATACATCTGTAAAATTTATCATATGCGCCGATGACGCTACTCTTCTTATTTCTGGTCCGAAttcataaaaaataataaagatgTAACGATCTACTCACTATCTGAATGGTCAATCGCTGGCTGCCTAAAAATAAACCCTACGAGAACTAAAGTAATGCTATTCCACGCAAAAAATATAGCTCTTATTAGTAATCAAACTTTAGTGTGTGCTGGTAAGTAACTAAAAATTGTTGATGAACGCAAAATATTAGGCGTCAACATTTTTCTTCGCACCTTACTTGGGATAGACATATTGAAAATATCTGCAAAAAACTGTCTGCTATCACAGCTGTTTTGTCTCAATGTCGGTGTCTTTTTCCTCCCAAGGCAAAACCTAACAGTTATTATGCCTCATTTTCTTCCCATTTAAATTACTGTACCTTAGTGTGGGCGACTACAGGAAAGACGAATATTATGAAAATCATTTCTTTGCAAAAGAACATGATTCAGCACATTGACAACATGGGTTTTCTGGATACAACGTAGCCAGCTTTCTTTAAAGTATAAAATGATTAAAATAGAATGGTCCTACACTTCTCGACTTCCAAGTTCTTTTTACCTCTCAAATACTGTCTTCAAACATTTCCTAGTGTCTGCTGCATCTTTGACACCGAAATTCATTTCTGGAAATACTAGAAATAGTGATACGTAGCACGTTCCGTGGTTTCATAATAAATATAGCCTACACGAATTACAACGTAATCTACCATACATTTTAAATTAATAtcaaggcatatatatatatatatatatatatatatatatatatatatatatatatatatatatatatatatatatttcctcaTGCAAGCAACTTCgaatgcattttgtaaacatgTGATAAGACTGTTTATCGTTTGTCAGAGCCAATTGTGTAACCTTTATGTAGCCcttacacacatatttctttcTCCTGTTGTATTGAATGGTTTTCTGCACACACGCGATTCGGCGCTGATGATGCGATATGTGTCGCTACATTGTTTCAGTGCTAATCGCAGTAACGCTGACATTCGTCGTGAGATGGGTCCTGCCGAAATTGTTTTTTGCACTTATAGAGTTTCTTGCATAAATGCTGCAGGGAACCGTGGCGCAGCGGTCGTTCCGCTATACCATGGGAATAACGGGTAGTACGCGAATTCGTCTAATCtccgtgcttgtggcttcagtcGTTCTTGCGACGTTAgctgttacacacacacacacacacacacacacacacacacacacacacacacacacacacacacacacacacacacacacacacacacacacacacacacacacacacacacgcgcacgcacacacacacacacacacacacacacacacacacacacacacacacacacacacacacacacacacacacacacacacacacacacacacacacacacacacacacacacacacacacacacagagagagagagagagagagagagagagagaaagagagacatcATTACAAACCTCCAAgcaggcgtatatatatatagtttactTTATTTGCACTGCAGcacagcgcgcgcgcgctctaGACAGAAGTGTTGACGTCTGTATATAGATGACAAATACTCCGTCGTGTACTTTCGGATTGCAGCGGCTACGTGAGCTGCAGGCTCTGCTGAACGAGCTGACAGGCGAGCAGGTCGAGAGGCGGTACATGATGTTGGACGTGCGCACCTCGTACACCAACCCGACCGTGGACCTCGTGGCACTGAGCAAGCTGCTTCGCTTCGCCATGTGAGTACTCTCTTTGGGAAAGGGTCGCGCCTGACGTTTAACTCAGTTTCAACAGAAAGTGCAATGAATATGCGACGGAAATTAACGAGAAACTCAAGTATACTTCTAGATACCTTTTTTTGTAAGGTGGTGGCGATCAAATCGTTCACCTGACGGAATCAAAGCATTCATATGACTGAGCATTCAACCGTCTATAGTTTTCCAAGTTAAGGTATAATGTGAACAGTTACACTTACCAAGCCTCCTGTCACGGTACGAGCTGCTTTTTCCggtattgtagaagggtaatttgaTAACACAGCTAAACTTATTTTGCGCCTTTGTTAAGTTTTCCAAAAACTTTCCCAACAGTTTCCCAGTAACAACAGCAGCGTCAAATAGCTTCGGAACCTGTTGTAAACGTGGTATAGATATTGTTCTAAACCTATTGGAGGCGTTGTTATTGCTAATCGTACCTACAACACGCGCATTACGTTTCCAACATTACCCTACACGTGCCGACGCTATTTGACGCCGTTTGTACAACTCGGTACCTGCCGGGGAAATTACCTGAAACTGAATGGATGCACTgtcgtacaaagtccaagggcgataacatagtcgtcacgcgccgtatgctgtatgtgcgagtgaaagcgtgcgaggatgagccgacgGTGGTGGCTCCATCTCGCtcgcgcaaggaaggaaagcggggaagaaacgcgccgtcttccgtcgcgcgcaagccgtcgggggtggggggggtcgTTATTCTCCGCTGGCGGCTGTGTATACcacgcggccgcgcgggccctatcttgaaaggtatctgcgatggggacagagtgcgccgaatgctgatagcttcgtgggcgctttgttctcgccgcttaggtcgcgttgaagcgagaggcagcacgaaggtcaattcgcttgctgccgCTGCCGGTGCCACGCTTTCTCgatccagcgttttgacaacgagcACGCGCGGTCGTCGAGTCAGATGTggtcatgtttgctgtgcgcgcgaCGCGccatatgcttgttaatttagttagtaatgcgaatgtttacaagtttatgcggccgacaAAActgatatccttacttcgtataactgcctgctaatttgctatcgcaattgatgatTCGCCtatcggacgaaactgcgacttttctaaAGCTAGAACGAACCGCAGTGCGATCACTTGACAATCTTCGGCGATGCCTCTTCCTTGCGTATAGGACCTTTCCAATCGACTTGCTGCTGCTTCAAACGCACCTTCCGGCGGATGGTGCAAAGCCCTGCATGGTGGTGGCCCCCACGACAAGCGCGCGAGCGGCCACGATGGACGCCGTGGACGTGCCCATCATGGTCAGTCCGCGCACTCTGAAAAATGGCGACCATGACTTGTGTTTCCAGCTCCGCAATATTTACCGGCTCATGCAGCCGACGAAAGCATAGCCTTCGATATTTGATGTTACTTTGAGGCAACCGTCGCTGGGGTGCGGATTTGGACATTACCTATTAATTGCTACGACGAGATATTCGCGCTCTGAGCCGCGACATAACGCTTTCACAAACCGAGAATGCAGCGACGGCCGGATGACGCGTAGGAAAGAGAGCTGGCTCGGATGTAGCTAATGACATGGTTGTCATACACTTGGCGGGCTTTCCATTGGTACAGCCGGttcttaaagcgaaagctttactggccgcgaacttgcgatttcgccgtggcggtgctcccaggaggcacatgacgtcacaacgcacgcctcgccgcggatatttctctctcgctccctagtcactactgggcatgcgccactagtagcagcGAGCCACAAGTGTTCCGCCACGCCTTACCGCCGCCGCcttttggtatgacgtcacactgcgttcctcgtcgttgcgctcgcctccgctcgcttcgccagctgcgtcgcatgcctgataacatgttgcaagattgaaaaggagagctcgtgtgcgccgcaaccacagttgtggcggcagtatggatggcgacaattctgataagcaggaggaggcctggaatcgacatcggaacgagatgaagaggaaacgaatcgcccaggaaacagacgaacagcgcgccgaacgactggctaaacgccgcaacatagctcgacaaccagactaacctggactagCAATCAagattaaaggggtggagacatcaaaattttcgttcatgcgtttgttgattcaaacgttgcatcatgcttcagggagcacgatacacacagcgggattcatatatatccgataaataatataataatagcattattataccgagcgatttcggtttcggtttctgggctccgggggatgctatgacgtcacagaggaggaaacgcaacatggcttggtcacgtggcccacaaaaaatagtgacgtaaaactatgctgcgtcgtctgctcgcgcatacgcgtgctctgccagcagagatcaaccactggcgattcgaagtgcatgtcgcgattattataattattgcgaagagcgacgacaacggtaagaaaatattgcggcttgtgagggtcggtgattcattccgaagcgccgtaagctttagctttgaagtgaaccggaaaaggcctagcgacgatatcggcggcgccgaacgatcagaggcggtgaagctgccgtcgatgccagagtgaccactcctcggtcgctgattggccgcttcgccgtacggctgccgtataaatgggtcccgggcccgtcctctctacggcaaggaaatctcgccgtttgcgagcaaaaccgccgtcgcacgggggccggCGAACGGCGttcggcgagtttccgtgccggtaacatggacgggccggtaacgtggaaaggccaagcgaaggagagtccgctccgagctgccgaactacgcgactatgcgaggagagaagcagacaacacgaacgccgcatatcctggtccctttcgaagtcggccggctagtgttacactcaaacgtgtaaaggcccgtccgcagggcaactcgccgcacgcagtttgccgttcgcgggccgccgtgcggcgttggtgttgtccacttctctcctcttgtgtccgtgtctgcacgccttgccccttctttgcattaagaaaggatttctatatgcctgtagcttggtcgtagtggaggctatgctcggttgctcggctcagcaggctccgtaatcggcatttcatcgctactcatcatacgtcacgtttttgtgctggtgtgctatgacgtcaatattttcgttcctcctctgtgacgtagtaactgccgcgctagcgatgggtctcgactacgagaaggagtttttaatgactctttggagctcaattaaaattattttgaaatgtttgcagcgtccaatacctcgttctgggtgtccttgcatacggaagcagcctacaacatgatttttatagcctcaaaatttggtgtctcaacccctttaaccaaggctaaccatgctatgccttagctttcgctacgtataccctggcatagccgagctaagccactgccaattttgaCTTTGCGTCTCgtccacgttaggttaggttagcttagctttaggttagcttaggttacgtTAGTTTAGCTTAAAGGGCGTTAGACTGGCGCGGTGTGTTCTCACAGCAGTTTTCCGTCCGGATTTTTTTCCCTCACTTTGCCTGCTGCCGGCTGAACCCTGACGCAGGGACGCCATTTGCCGGTTTTTCGATTCTGTACACAAAATGAGATCAAATCAAAGCTTTCATTTTCTAGAAACACCTGGATGAACTCGTGAGCCAAAAGCTGCCATCACCAGCTTGACAAAGGCCCGGGAGCCGTGGTACACGACCGAGGTACATGGCAACAGCACATAACAAACAACTGAACTATGCCTAGCGGATTCATTACTAATTTTCTAAAGGGGCGCTTTCTACTGTTTTTCAAGGACCTTCTATTGTGCAGTGCAATAGAAAGCATACAGTTGTTTCTCTGGGAAGTGAGCAGAAATTCTTGAAACAATGATTCGACCTGCGTAGTCTCCGCTTAAAACTGTGCACGCGTACGCCAACAACACTGGCCCTCTTCGATTATCCGTCCCCGACAGGCCGGGGCGGTCCGAGACGCTGCACACGcaacgctcattggctgaaagcacCACCTCGGGCAGTCCACAGGACTGTCGGGGAGGGACAGTTGAAAAGAATTAATCTCTGACGCAAAGAAAAATTAGCAGAAAGGCATCAAATACAATTTCAGGCAATACAAGGTATTATATAAAGCAAAATAACGCTCTCTGCGCGGACCCAAACTCTTTCTTTACTCGAGGCGCTTTTGGCGTCCGC from the Dermacentor variabilis isolate Ectoservices chromosome 9, ASM5094787v1, whole genome shotgun sequence genome contains:
- the LOC142558526 gene encoding uncharacterized protein LOC142558526; its protein translation is MTEPDEKTTGATMASAQSTLAPSALQSGMSVTAGESKAENASSADDETMRLTVSRLPSRMPSAMDSVWRGPVPEQMNQTTLLEGYAVYLFLLFITMLVLNVLTIVYIYLENQGLELNMDKESLLRHPLVCVHRCSPLLDPYVQHYPKDDLCDHLYLQLPADLSVAQVRKAPCYDKFSSVASAAAVTRHGLLVDYSQSNVSYWQLKGDDGMVTFVTLWGNRIKNHGVANLVLNTSTSMDELKLCLPLIERLRELQALLNELTGEQVERRYMMLDVRTSYTNPTVDLVALSKLLRFAMTFPIDLLLLQTHLPADGAKPCMVVAPTTSARAATMDAVDVPIMVCYDLPPIMKAGWEMAWAQTDSRRNPQVITFDDNSTVGPKVYA